A segment of the Biomphalaria glabrata chromosome 18, xgBioGlab47.1, whole genome shotgun sequence genome:
CTGTCTGAAGAGCCTTAGAGCGAGTAGAAATAGTGCCATAAAGTTATgctattagcggcccccgtaaggagaAAAAGCctctattaggtttgtgcaaaatgtccgtctgtccgtctgtcacactcagatctctaaaactagaagagatatgaaaaatattatttcaccattaaatgcggcttgaaaagtttaggtgcaacggctacttttggttttctaaaagcaaactatttaatttataaaattaattatgcaagcgattttttcataaaaatacaccagttcttaaacaattacgtaaatgtaagggaggcaatattacaatatgctaacaaagattgaagacttttgtgtattttcagcatcacaaagtcaaatatatttataaaatctacaagaaatgtttacaacaaataaaaataactagtcgaccgccggcatagcatacgccgctattttgcagggccggtcttaggccactgcaacctatgtgaccgaagGATCTGCACTTtcatggtgtataaattatattaaaattaaaccattttataacttaagacagatttcccgcgcactcctgtcgatttaccaggagctcctggaaatctcccgaaattgcaaaatatacgaaaaagtccttaaaatatacggagatacatagaaaaaaattgtcattttggggtgtcattcaatatggaaaacgtcaatcctacgcgctattaataaaaacgacattatgcattagccgtaattgtgtaatcaggtgaaagaagcttctcgcgcctcaaactaatgaagaattacttgatgtcaacaattctcaaagatagattgaaacatttggtaattctggCTATAgagcgggatctatgtgggaaacagaattattatgatatactgtatgactttgctacatgcaaggctcgtaaagtaattctgtacgtagtaaagaatgaataaaatacatagacgaatttattttctatcacaaactcttaaatttgacttattgtccgcttccctacccaaacttggccccgcgaaatccgtttcgaatagggccccacaatgcttaagtttaagtccggccctgctatttagtatttgtaaaatgttttacatgtttcggatgttccttcagagtcgaCGATAGttttcttcctagtccaaacctcccgcatgggatgggagcgggcagggtttgacagtccagcacgcagccatccgtagcgagctgtgaaagcgtgttatcccccccccccccttttcttgttttttttttcttggggtgactatccgcagtaATAATGGAGTGATCTTCCCACGTACGTGTGACCTGATtaaggaagaagagaattatatataaagatagttaaaggtgttttttctggtcaactagctgctaaaattaaaagaaaacatttctggttgtttataaaggcctataatgcattttgtatgtaaatatcactcacatgttttaaaatggactttttatgcagcgactttcgtgcagtagcgtaacgttgCAACATGATATTGaactaaaccaattccttaaacttttttttaaaaaaatcagattttatttattttttgtttagtgtccccatccgaataaaagaagcttatttttgtgcgttttgtctgttggtcggtctgtccgtcacgattagatcaacaaataacactaaaggctattgtaaatctggtttaacctttaatttttcattcacaAATATTACAacagttttaagtatctataatagattgttccggatgttttgtgaaaaacaaaatcaatgccagcgaatatttgtttgctcttcgaacttatattagattttatttccgtGCTTAAAAATTGCAATAAACACGTGATCTTTAATAcattgttccgtttttttaatgtaaatagcatataaatgctaaataaaatatctatactgagTATATTGCATTAACTATAAAggtgttccggatattgttttataaaaaataaattatgtcaaatgattgtttgaaatcgaataattgactaatattacatttatattctttgacactacgtcactatagtttatttatcaatatcaattgttcggaatttttaacttaaaacaaatttatgtcaaatgactttatcttattattttcaaaaatatcggcaataggttgttcaggattttaaaataagaaagtaatttactagaaacgtttattgaaaatcactttatagacttattttacagttaattttcttgccaaacataataaaagttgtttaatcggtaaagaatgttccggattttttttcgaaaaagaaatcgacctacattgcctttattttcttacaaatcgtcgtcAAAAgtgatccgaattttatatgaaaaatctaataacgctaataaatgtttgaaatcccacttctaataaataaaacaaataattttctcatttacgaaaattggttgttcaggatttttttatgaaaaatattttttaactctatttatgtaaaattgcACTTCTCTCTTTCACTACATCTacctttctagctaaaacgttggaaaatctaattatcgttaatattatgttcagatttttaaggaaaacaacttcctaacaccaaagtatggtttggaAATCTCTCCATAAgtctatggtacatctaattttcataacagaccatcccacaaatttaattaccggtatttgattaatctggaattcttattttctctcactataaatatataaacatccggaacaatctattctagaaacttaaaactaatgcaatgtttcggaagggaaattaaattttaatccgattttcaatagcttttagtcttttctttttcgttattaacatgacggacagacagactgacagacaaaacaaaaaaaaagcgtctttaatccttttatataaaagatctcactcggtgcaccgaTATTTATGAACACTAGACAAGCTtctcgtatagatgacattttttagtctaactaggccgtgtgacgtagtggatttttttctcctttgacgtcatatggagttcattctttaaatgaaatgctaaaagaaatcactcggtgcaccaatgtctatgaaccctcaacaagctgctcgtatagatgatattttttagtctaactaggccgtgtgacgtagtggatttttttcctttgacgtcatatggaataaattctttaaaatgaaatgctaaaacaactcggtataataatgtttattaaacctcgtaatgtgactcgcattttaaaaagacataatagctaaatttagatctaatctaaattttttacactagatctagatttttttttacactagagctagattttttacactagatctagatctttaaaactagatttagatataagttctaattaaaataattgcagaatctagatctagaatttcttggtctagttaagaatgtttgttgttttacatgtttcggatgttccttcagagttgtagtccaaacctcccgcaggacgacgggggatgggagcgggcagggtttgaaccagggaccatcgatagatccgaacgacagtcaagcgcgcaaaccgcacgaccaggcagggttATACTCTGCTCGTCGtcatcctccgtcgtccagcgagaagttaattatttttaaatccgaacatctgaaacatgtaaaacagaaaaaaaaattacagaggcaaatgaatctttgaaacattattactttagacaatcaaaattaaatatcgtcttgaatatttcttgcgaataggcggattCGAAATGGGATCCGACTctgacgggggccgcctctgagtatGTGTgttaacacaaactctctttgtaatcttgttacttaacttttttttttcacatgcgATCTTTTTACTATGAGAAAAAGGTTTTCTAAACGCTAGAAGTATTTCTGAAGCTTAAAAGTCAGAAAACGCGTATCATTGGTGGCTAAGTCTTGAACCACGTTGCGGAAACTTACAATACTACCCTAGATACACTTGTCTCAcagtggaacatatcctcattgattgcctcGGACACAAGGATATTAGAGGGAAATATTTTGGAGCACACAGGTTAAAAACACTGTTCGATAATGTCGACAGTgagctttgtccgggaggtgggggtTGTCTGCGAAGGTTTGATTAGGGCAAAGAAAATGTGAACATACAATGTTTACAAGaaatgttaattaaattaataatttttttactattttaactgtgaatagaccttgctttTAGTGAACttactgtataaaatttagctcttgtgataTGAAAAGAGAGTAACCCttgaaggattttttttttttttttttgtgtgaaaagaAAAGGTTTATTTCTATGACATTATTAGGATTATGGGCACGACTTGGCCTAAATTATGCCGATGTGTCAAAAagtcaaaactcaaactcaaactctaGATAGAGAATAGCTTGCTGCATCTCCAGTAGGTATTCCAATAAGAATTTTTGtagtatacacattttttttttataaatattttaaaagccaaaaattatattatattgatTAATATTGTATTGATTGATATTGTATTGATTGATATTGTATTGATTTATATTCTCTTTTTCGTGACATTCTTATAATCATCCTTGACTGTGGAGTTCTACAGCGCTTCTTCCGTTCCCCTGCAGgctaaaatgggggggggggcgaactattttttatttatttaagggGGCGCCTATAATAAAGGTTTGAGAGACACTGGGTTACGcgaactatcttcaactctgaaggaacatccaaaacattaaaacaaacaaataaaccatccgggaccgtcgagataatcagttcaGCACGCTAACCGCTCGATGGCATTGTTAAGATAaaaaactggttacaaactaatagtctattattgataaagagatatattacacattacggcgtGTCATCTCAGATGAgtgattttagataatctttcagcattgataTATCAtgcttgtacttcgatgtctcagcacgGCTATCAGCAGAGCataaggatgtagatctacataaactaaacttctgatttagcactctaaAAATCtatatcttctagatctagatctagatctataatataaattcggaataatgtaaatgtaatttagattagatttatgcaaaaaaaaaatcctagatcatcttttaatagactgaatgcagcattaaatttaaaaatagtagattagttttagtatattataacattgcaatattgatctagacgtttggaaatcaaaatctacactttaagtctagaaattaaaattctatataTTGATCCTCAACTTATTTTCTACAGCAAGGCGGGCGTTCCTTGTAGATGTAGAGGCAGAGAGGTAAGAGATAAGAAGCGAGAGAGCAAAGAGAATGGGAAaggagagaaatggagaaagggattgaggaagtgagagagatgaagataaaaaaaaatgattgggaaagaataaaaaatgagagagagggTGAAAAAAAGAGAGTGTAGAAATTGACATGTTATTACTTATTAATCTAATTAAAATGTGTTTCTCTATATTTTCTCAATAATCCAGATCACAGAGGCAAGCCATCAGATTCAAGTATTTAAAAATTGCGACATAACGCCATTGTGCTATTCTGAACCACAGAACTCAATCATGAAACTTAAGTGCTTAAATCTACGAGGTAAAGTCATTCTAATGACAATATTCAGCCTCAATATCATCTGCTTAATGATTATCTTCCTTGAGAATGTGAATTTTTTTCAGCTGCAAATATTGATCGAGAAGCTGTCACCCCCAACCACTCTTACAGCCGTTCCCACCACATCCGCAACCATGAACCCGACCTTGGCTACAAAGCTAGAGAAGATCAAGGTCGACCTCAACGACTCTCAGCTGACACAGGAAACGATGTTCCCTTGGCGAAATGTCGGCAGGTACCTCATGCTGGACCCTAACCTTTGCAAACGAGGCGTGGAGTCCCTGGACATCATTCTCATCGTGCACACGGCCCCGGCCAATCTTCACAGAAGGCAGCGGATCCGTGAAACGTTCGGAAACGAGTCGTTCTTTCTGCCTTTCCGAATCCGAGTGGCTTTTCTGTTGGGGAAAACCCAGAACAAAACATTGGAGAGGGTGCTGTGGTTTGAACACGTGACCTACAACGACACGGTGATGGGGGACTTTCTCGACAGCTACTACAACCTTTCGATCAAAGGCGTCATGGGATACCGCTGGGTCAGCCAGTACTGCGCCAATTCCAAATACGTTTTTAAGATAGACGATGACGTCATTGTGAACATGTTCAAGCTGCTGTATTCCTTCTACAACCACATGAGCGGGAAGCGGAAGTCCATCTTCTGCAATCTGTGGTACAAAGGCACAGTGCCGATCCTCCGCTCCGGAAAGTGGAAGGTGGAGTCCAACGTTTTCGCCAAGTATAAAACGTTCCCGTTCGACTACTGCAGCGGTTTTGTGGTCATCATGACCACTGACCTCATGCAACCAATGTACTTGGCGGCCCAAAATACGCCCGGGTTTTGGATAGACGACGTGTACCTGTTCGGCATGCTGCCCCACGTCGTGGGTGGCGTCACCTACTACAACTACGCCCTTAACAAAAACTTGACCCTTGATGTGAAGACTGCCATCAACTGCACAAAGGCGAAAGGGCCAAAGTGTGGCATTGTGGCAAGCGTTATACCTGACAATGATTACTGGGGCTATTGGAATCTCATTAAAAATATGTATGCCTCTGAATCTTGGCATGTGGACAACAAAGTCGTCCTATGAAACTAGACACAATGGGGCAGCACATCATTAGGAAGTACTAAGACACACAGGGCCGCGTCAGGGAAGTAGAGACAGTAGACCACATTCATTACAAATGTCGCGTTCTGCATGAGGGACGATCGGGACGAGGATTTATAGAGAGAGAACTGGTCCAGGTGCGGCAttagggctgtccttgtacgggggcAAGGCGATTTTACAATTCACTGCCCGCTTCCTCTTCCATGCTCTAAGGGAGTtaattctcagcatggttcGTTACCAGTGGGGTTTCTGATTCTTTACCTCGTCAAGGTACAATCCAAAGAAACA
Coding sequences within it:
- the LOC129923882 gene encoding beta-1,3-galactosyltransferase 1-like, whose amino-acid sequence is MKLKCLNLRGKVILMTIFSLNIICLMIIFLENVNFFQLQILIEKLSPPTTLTAVPTTSATMNPTLATKLEKIKVDLNDSQLTQETMFPWRNVGRYLMLDPNLCKRGVESLDIILIVHTAPANLHRRQRIRETFGNESFFLPFRIRVAFLLGKTQNKTLERVLWFEHVTYNDTVMGDFLDSYYNLSIKGVMGYRWVSQYCANSKYVFKIDDDVIVNMFKLLYSFYNHMSGKRKSIFCNLWYKGTVPILRSGKWKVESNVFAKYKTFPFDYCSGFVVIMTTDLMQPMYLAAQNTPGFWIDDVYLFGMLPHVVGGVTYYNYALNKNLTLDVKTAINCTKAKGPKCGIVASVIPDNDYWGYWNLIKNMYASESWHVDNKVVL